The following are encoded together in the Meriones unguiculatus strain TT.TT164.6M chromosome 16, Bangor_MerUng_6.1, whole genome shotgun sequence genome:
- the LOC110543171 gene encoding H-2 class I histocompatibility antigen, K-D alpha chain-like: MGAMAPRALLLLLAAALAPTQTRAGSHSLRYFSTAVSRPGLGEPRYMEVGYVDDTEFVRFDSDAETPRMEPRAPWMEREGPEYWEEETQRAKSNEQIYRGNLRTLLGYYNQSEGGPHTFQRMLGCHMGSDGRLLHGDLKFAYDGKDHIALNEDLTSWTAMDTAALITKRKLEEAGEVERHRAFLESECVEWLRRHLELGKDTLLRTDPPKAHVTHQPRPQGDITLRCWALGFYPADISLIWQRDGEDLTQDMELIETRPSGDGTFQKWAAVVVPPEKEQDYTCHVHHEGLPEPLTLRWEPPQPTVTIMAVIAVLVVLGAVVIIGAVVAVVRKRRRNTA; this comes from the exons ctggcgGCCGCCCTGGCCCCGACCCAGACCCGCGCGG GCTCACACTCGCTGCGGTATTTCTCCACTGCCGTGTCCCGGCCCGGCCTCGGGGAGCCCCGGTACATGGAAGTCGGCTACGTGGACGACACGGAGTTCGTGCGCTTCGACAGCGACGCGGAGACGCCGAGGATGGAGCCGCGCGCGCCGTGGATGGAGCGGGAGGGGCCGGAGTACTGGGAGGAGGAGACACAGAGAGCCAAGAGCAACGAGCAGATTTACCGAGGGAACCTGAGGACCCTGCTCGGCTACTACAACCAGAGCGAGGGCG GCCCTCACACCTTCCAAAGGATGCTCGGCTGTCACATGGGTTCGGACGGGCGCCTCCTCCACGGGGACCTTAAATTTGCCTATGATGGCAAAGATCACATCGCCCTGAACGAGGACTTGACGTCGTGGACAGCGATGGACACGGCGGCGCTGATCACCAAGCGCAAGCTGGAGGAGGCTGGTGAAGTAGAGAGACACAGAGCTTTCCTGGAAAGCGAGTGCGTGGAGTGGCTCCGCAGACACCTGGAGCTCGGGAAGGACACGCTGCTGCGCACAG ATCCCCCAAAGGCACATGTGACCCATCAGCCCAGACCTCAAGGTGACATCACCCTGAGGTGCTGGGCCCTGGGCTTCTACCCTGCTGACATCAGCCTAATCTggcagagggatggggaggaccTGACCCAGGACATGGAGCTTATTGAGACCAGGCCTTCAGGGGATGGAACCTTCCAGAAGTGGGCAGCTGTGGTGGTGCCTCCTGAGAAGGAGCAGGATTACACGTGCCATGTGCACCATGAGGGTCTGCCTGAGCCCCTCACCCTGAGATGGG AGCCTCCTCAGCCCACTGTCACCATCATGGCAGTCATTGCTGTTCTGGTTGTCCTTGGAGCTGTGGTCATCATTGGAGCTGTGGTGGCTgttgtgaggaagaggaggagaaacacAG CATGA